In Endozoicomonas sp. GU-1, one DNA window encodes the following:
- a CDS encoding response regulator has product MDYTIIIADDHPLFRTALKSSVGHALKEPAIHEAGSIAELQMLLDNNASPDLILLDLHMPGAHGLSGLIFLRGQYPDVPVVIVSASDDQQIIQKTKNHGASGFIPKSTPLDDLKAAIIKVLDGENWWPDNFQPVDSKQSSDMEARLATLTPQQFRVLGMISEGLLNKQIAYDLNVSEATIKAHVTAIFKKLGVRSRTQAVIAIKALEIEMPGQVTEDHKTAD; this is encoded by the coding sequence ATGGACTACACAATAATAATTGCCGATGACCACCCCTTATTCCGGACTGCTCTCAAGTCCTCTGTTGGTCACGCACTCAAGGAGCCTGCGATCCACGAAGCTGGTTCAATCGCTGAACTGCAAATGCTTCTGGACAACAATGCCTCACCGGATCTCATCTTGCTGGATCTGCACATGCCGGGAGCGCACGGGCTGTCCGGGTTGATATTTCTCAGAGGGCAATATCCGGATGTTCCTGTTGTCATTGTTTCAGCTTCTGATGACCAGCAGATCATACAGAAAACCAAAAACCATGGAGCCAGTGGTTTCATTCCAAAGTCTACGCCGCTGGATGACCTGAAAGCCGCCATTATCAAAGTTCTGGATGGAGAAAACTGGTGGCCTGATAATTTCCAACCTGTCGACTCTAAGCAAAGCAGTGATATGGAAGCCAGACTGGCAACCCTGACACCACAGCAGTTCAGGGTTCTGGGCATGATCAGTGAAGGCCTGTTGAATAAGCAGATTGCCTATGACCTGAATGTATCGGAAGCGACGATCAAGGCCCATGTGACCGCCATTTTCAAAAAACTGGGGGTTAGAAGCAGGACCCAGGCGGTCATCGCCATCAAAGCGCTGGAAATTGAGATGCCCGGTCAGGTCACAGAAGATCATAAAACCGCAGACTAA
- a CDS encoding lysophospholipid acyltransferase family protein, translating into MQITIFNTPIVSQTLSIFAKLFLKVMGWRIQGRAPRLARYVLVGAPHTSNWDFVYGMAIGLATGVQCYWVGKHTLFWGPFNWVMRWMGGIPLDRNGRCRRGSLVEQAVCTFKQHRKLGLVICPEGTRARGERWHTGFYHMAKNAGIPIVLAFLDFKNRTGGFGPVIEPGEDIEKDLSEIQAFYSDIYGKHPECFSPVSPKCTKQSLHGPYQAPTS; encoded by the coding sequence ATGCAAATCACAATTTTCAATACACCCATTGTCAGCCAGACCCTTTCTATATTCGCAAAACTGTTTCTCAAAGTGATGGGCTGGAGGATTCAGGGGAGAGCCCCACGCCTGGCCAGGTACGTGCTTGTTGGTGCTCCCCATACCAGTAACTGGGACTTTGTCTATGGCATGGCGATTGGCCTTGCTACCGGTGTACAGTGTTACTGGGTGGGCAAACACACCCTGTTCTGGGGGCCGTTCAACTGGGTTATGCGCTGGATGGGAGGGATTCCACTGGATCGGAATGGCAGATGCAGAAGAGGCAGCCTGGTAGAACAGGCGGTCTGTACTTTCAAGCAACACAGAAAGCTGGGCCTGGTGATATGCCCTGAAGGTACCCGGGCACGTGGCGAGCGGTGGCACACAGGCTTCTACCATATGGCAAAAAATGCCGGCATCCCCATTGTACTTGCCTTTCTTGATTTCAAGAACAGAACCGGAGGATTTGGTCCTGTTATCGAGCCAGGGGAGGACATCGAAAAAGACCTTTCGGAAATACAGGCATTTTACTCAGACATTTATGGCAAACATCCGGAATGCTTTAGTCCGGTATCACCAAAATGCACAAAGCAAAGCCTTCATGGGCCATACCAGGCACCGACTTCATAA
- the dinB gene encoding DNA polymerase IV, whose protein sequence is MMESNAILEQKVVQRKIIHIDFDAFFASIEIRDNPRLSGKAVAVGGAPDRRGVIATCNYEARRFGVHSAMSSAQALRLCPELKIIPPRFSVYRAASSEAHAIFRQYTDLIEPLSLDEAYLDVTGTHLCRGSATLIAEEIRQKIFQQLHVTVSAGVATNKFLAKIASDWNKPNGLFVITPEQADDFIFDLPVKKIHGVGRVTAGKLHKKGINTCGQLRQYSILELSRWFGSFGERLWELSRGRDDREVQTSRRRKSLSVEHTYDKDLAGLADITAQVIPLLEELQERYQRIEKDYEVHKHFVKVKFADFTQTTLEESLPTTGETVKEHFTQLLVRAWERGGRPVRLLGLGVRLVDLREERALEQLELFEKKIMGLA, encoded by the coding sequence ATGATGGAAAGTAATGCCATTCTTGAGCAAAAGGTGGTCCAGAGAAAAATCATACACATCGATTTTGACGCCTTCTTTGCCAGTATTGAAATACGTGATAATCCGAGGTTGTCAGGAAAGGCGGTTGCTGTCGGGGGGGCTCCGGATCGCAGAGGGGTGATTGCCACTTGTAACTATGAGGCGCGTCGGTTTGGCGTACACTCAGCCATGTCTTCAGCCCAGGCGCTGCGGCTCTGCCCGGAGCTGAAGATCATTCCTCCCCGCTTTTCTGTTTATCGTGCCGCGTCTTCTGAAGCTCATGCCATTTTTCGCCAATATACTGATTTAATTGAACCTTTGTCCCTGGATGAGGCCTATCTCGATGTCACCGGAACTCATCTTTGTCGAGGCAGTGCCACCTTGATTGCCGAGGAAATCCGGCAGAAAATTTTTCAACAATTGCATGTCACCGTCTCTGCCGGCGTTGCCACGAATAAGTTTCTGGCCAAGATTGCCAGTGACTGGAATAAACCCAATGGCCTTTTTGTGATCACGCCGGAACAGGCGGATGATTTTATTTTCGATCTGCCTGTGAAAAAAATTCATGGGGTAGGACGGGTTACCGCCGGGAAACTGCACAAAAAAGGCATCAATACCTGCGGGCAATTACGCCAGTACTCCATTCTTGAGTTAAGTCGCTGGTTTGGCAGTTTTGGTGAACGGTTGTGGGAGCTTTCCCGGGGGCGGGATGATCGTGAGGTGCAGACCAGTCGGCGCAGGAAGTCCCTTTCTGTTGAGCATACTTATGATAAAGACCTGGCGGGGCTTGCGGATATTACTGCACAGGTTATCCCGTTGCTTGAAGAACTTCAGGAACGTTACCAGCGTATTGAAAAGGATTATGAGGTGCATAAGCACTTTGTTAAGGTGAAGTTTGCTGATTTTACCCAGACCACCCTTGAGGAGAGTCTGCCGACAACCGGTGAAACTGTTAAGGAGCATTTTACTCAGTTGCTGGTAAGAGCCTGGGAACGGGGAGGTCGTCCGGTCAGGCTTCTTGGCTTAGGGGTCAGGCTTGTGGATCTCCGTGAAGAAAGAGCGCTTGAGCAGCTGGAGCTTTTTGAAAAGAAAATTATGGGGCTGGCTTAG
- a CDS encoding paraquat-inducible protein A has product MTASRWLLTLMIITSLCLLIPGVTQPMMTIKADLDRQAMLNEARHIVQQQNLHPAMAGLATQFLDRLEVKGTSTVYEKKRSILGTAGDLWNSGYYFVAVLIVTFSLVIPVTKLGFLLLANFVRENQRLLRLNSLLGKWSMADVFAIGVLIAFLAANATTAGHDDSRQIVQFDAALHSGFYWFVAYCLVSNVMGPLAEKNGRLGPVDVSLRAQRIRALL; this is encoded by the coding sequence ATGACAGCTTCCAGATGGCTACTCACGCTGATGATAATCACCTCCCTTTGCCTGCTGATTCCGGGAGTGACTCAACCCATGATGACCATCAAGGCCGATCTTGATCGTCAGGCAATGCTGAATGAGGCAAGGCATATCGTTCAGCAGCAGAACCTTCATCCTGCCATGGCGGGTCTGGCTACCCAGTTCCTTGATCGTCTGGAAGTTAAAGGGACATCCACTGTTTATGAAAAGAAGCGTTCCATTCTTGGTACCGCTGGAGACCTCTGGAACAGTGGCTATTATTTTGTGGCAGTACTGATTGTCACCTTCAGCCTGGTGATACCGGTAACAAAACTGGGTTTCCTGTTGCTGGCTAATTTTGTCAGGGAAAACCAAAGACTGCTCAGGCTGAACAGTTTACTGGGCAAATGGTCCATGGCTGATGTGTTTGCTATTGGTGTGCTTATCGCCTTTCTGGCGGCCAATGCCACTACGGCTGGACATGACGATTCCAGGCAGATTGTGCAATTTGATGCAGCATTGCACTCTGGCTTTTATTGGTTCGTGGCTTATTGTCTGGTCAGTAATGTAATGGGACCGCTGGCAGAAAAAAACGGGAGGCTAGGGCCTGTTGACGTTTCGTTGCGTGCTCAGCGTATCAGGGCGCTCCTATGA
- the recJ gene encoding single-stranded-DNA-specific exonuclease RecJ: MPVNIIRRTYDLSTCCFTPEMDPLLARIYSARGVKTQDELPRQLQQLSDYRQLRDIDKAADILAAAIINQQRMLIVGDFDCDGATSSALAVLALRSMGGHADFLVPNRFDYGYGLTPEIVEAALPFQPDVLITVDNGISSLTGVLAAKNKGMKVVVTDHHLAGRELPEADAIVNPNQPDCPFPGKNTAGVGVIFYLMCALRTLLRSRGYFQDKTEPNLAELLDLVALGTVADVVKLDSNNRILVFQGLARIRSGRCRPGITALIEVSGRNAEKLVASDLGFALGPRLNAAGRLDDMSIGIELLLCDDINRARELAVELDGLNRDRKAIEGSMHSQAMAELEKIRFNQQTDLPWGVSLFQESWHQGVVGILASRVKEKLNRPVIAFAEADNPVGEPELKGSARSIQGLHMRDALDSIARDNPGLIIKFGGHAMAAGLSIPKAKFNEFQTAFDLEVRKQLTAEDLQAEMHTDGELMPGQVTMATAYTLREGGPWGQSFPEPCFDGQFQIIQQKLVGEKHLKMVLKLPGSELWLDAIAFNIDNRVWPDPNIRQIKAVYKLDINEFRGQHNLQLMVEHFEPA, from the coding sequence ATGCCTGTGAATATAATCCGCCGCACCTACGACCTCTCAACCTGTTGCTTCACGCCCGAGATGGATCCTCTGCTGGCCAGAATATACAGTGCCCGGGGCGTTAAAACTCAGGATGAACTGCCACGTCAGCTGCAACAGTTAAGCGACTACCGGCAACTCAGGGATATCGATAAAGCCGCTGACATTCTGGCTGCGGCTATTATCAACCAGCAACGCATGCTCATTGTTGGCGACTTCGACTGTGATGGTGCCACCAGCAGTGCTCTCGCGGTTCTGGCGTTGAGGAGCATGGGTGGCCATGCCGATTTTCTGGTGCCCAACCGCTTTGACTATGGTTATGGCCTGACCCCTGAAATTGTGGAAGCCGCCCTGCCCTTTCAACCGGATGTATTAATCACCGTCGATAATGGCATCTCCAGCCTTACCGGTGTCCTGGCAGCAAAAAACAAAGGTATGAAAGTGGTGGTTACCGACCACCATCTGGCTGGTCGCGAACTGCCCGAAGCCGATGCGATTGTTAACCCTAATCAACCAGACTGCCCGTTTCCCGGCAAAAATACTGCCGGGGTAGGTGTTATTTTCTACCTGATGTGTGCCTTGCGAACCCTGTTGCGGTCACGGGGTTATTTTCAGGATAAGACAGAGCCCAATCTGGCTGAACTTCTCGACCTTGTTGCCCTCGGCACGGTGGCTGATGTGGTCAAGCTGGACAGCAATAACCGCATACTGGTTTTCCAGGGACTTGCCCGTATCCGCTCCGGCCGCTGCCGACCGGGTATTACAGCGCTGATTGAGGTATCCGGTAGAAATGCTGAAAAACTGGTCGCGTCTGACCTGGGCTTTGCTCTGGGTCCAAGACTTAATGCGGCTGGACGTCTGGATGATATGTCGATTGGTATCGAACTGCTCCTTTGCGACGATATAAACCGGGCGAGGGAGTTGGCCGTTGAGCTGGACGGTCTTAACCGTGACCGAAAAGCCATTGAGGGCAGTATGCACAGCCAGGCCATGGCCGAGTTGGAGAAAATCCGCTTTAACCAGCAAACAGACCTGCCATGGGGCGTCAGCTTGTTTCAGGAAAGCTGGCACCAGGGCGTGGTTGGCATTCTGGCGTCCCGGGTAAAAGAGAAACTGAACCGTCCGGTGATTGCTTTTGCCGAAGCCGATAATCCTGTGGGGGAGCCAGAACTGAAAGGCTCTGCCAGGTCGATTCAGGGACTGCACATGCGTGATGCACTGGACAGTATTGCCAGGGATAACCCCGGACTTATCATTAAATTTGGTGGTCACGCCATGGCCGCGGGGCTGTCTATACCAAAAGCAAAATTCAACGAATTTCAAACGGCTTTTGACCTTGAGGTCAGAAAACAACTGACCGCTGAAGACCTTCAGGCAGAAATGCACACTGACGGTGAACTGATGCCCGGTCAGGTAACCATGGCAACCGCCTATACCCTTCGCGAGGGCGGGCCATGGGGACAAAGTTTTCCTGAGCCCTGCTTTGATGGCCAATTCCAAATCATTCAGCAGAAACTGGTGGGAGAAAAGCACCTCAAGATGGTACTCAAACTACCCGGCAGCGAGCTCTGGCTGGATGCCATTGCCTTTAATATTGACAACAGGGTGTGGCCTGATCCCAATATTCGTCAGATCAAGGCTGTCTATAAACTCGATATCAATGAATTCCGTGGTCAGCACAACCTGCAGTTGATGGTTGAACATTTTGAACCGGCATGA
- the thrC gene encoding threonine synthase — protein sequence MKYISTRGQGHTKDFQDVLLAGLADDGGLYVPETLPQFSAETIRSLKGLPYHQLAFEIIQPFVGGTIPDDKLRQMIDDSYAGFSHQAVAPLQQLGANQWVMELFHGPTLAFKDFALQLLGRLLDHTLTERNEKAIVLGATSGDTGSAAIEGCRHSDHLDIFILHPYQRVSEVQRRQMTTVLDSNVHNIAIQGNFDDCQDMVKRCFADQSFLPENTRLVAVNSINWARIMAQIVYYFHAALALGAPDQPVSFAVPTGNFGDIFAGYIARGMGLPIEKLIVATNHNDILHRFFQNNDYRKEALQQTLSPSMDIMVSSNFERLLFDMHNRNGDTLAGLMSGFRETGNIRVDNDVWQAIRALFDSSRSDDQQVCDTISALYNNTGYLADPHTATGIRATEEVGLARETPVVTLATAHPVKFPDAIVKAGLDAPALPAHMADLFEREERYDILDNELSSLKSFIQST from the coding sequence GTGAAATACATCAGTACCCGAGGACAGGGACACACCAAAGATTTTCAGGATGTTCTGCTGGCCGGGCTGGCGGATGATGGTGGTCTGTACGTACCAGAAACCCTGCCACAGTTCAGCGCTGAGACCATTCGGTCACTGAAGGGACTCCCCTACCATCAGCTTGCCTTTGAAATCATCCAGCCTTTTGTCGGCGGAACCATCCCGGATGATAAACTCAGGCAGATGATTGATGACAGTTACGCCGGGTTCAGCCATCAGGCTGTCGCACCACTTCAGCAACTGGGTGCCAATCAGTGGGTTATGGAACTTTTCCACGGCCCAACCCTGGCCTTCAAAGACTTTGCACTGCAACTGCTTGGTCGCCTTCTGGACCACACACTGACAGAGCGTAATGAAAAGGCCATAGTACTGGGTGCAACGTCTGGTGATACCGGATCGGCCGCCATCGAAGGCTGTCGCCACAGCGATCATCTGGACATATTTATTCTTCATCCGTATCAACGGGTATCAGAAGTTCAGCGTCGCCAGATGACGACGGTTCTGGACAGCAATGTTCACAACATTGCCATACAGGGCAATTTTGATGACTGCCAGGATATGGTGAAAAGATGTTTTGCCGACCAGTCCTTTCTGCCGGAAAATACCCGGCTCGTTGCCGTTAACTCCATCAACTGGGCCAGAATCATGGCCCAGATTGTCTATTATTTTCACGCGGCCCTGGCCCTTGGTGCGCCGGATCAACCTGTCAGCTTTGCAGTGCCTACCGGCAACTTTGGCGATATCTTTGCAGGCTATATCGCCCGGGGAATGGGCCTGCCCATAGAAAAACTGATTGTTGCCACCAATCACAATGACATTCTCCACCGTTTCTTCCAGAACAATGATTACCGCAAGGAAGCACTGCAGCAGACACTGTCGCCCAGTATGGACATCATGGTTTCCAGTAACTTTGAACGCCTGCTGTTTGATATGCATAACCGTAATGGCGACACCCTGGCGGGATTGATGTCTGGTTTCAGGGAAACAGGAAATATCCGTGTTGATAATGATGTATGGCAGGCCATCAGAGCACTGTTTGATAGCAGCCGTTCTGATGATCAGCAGGTCTGCGATACGATCAGTGCCCTGTATAATAACACCGGGTATCTTGCGGACCCCCATACAGCAACCGGTATCCGGGCAACCGAAGAAGTTGGGTTGGCCAGAGAAACGCCAGTGGTCACCCTGGCAACCGCCCACCCGGTGAAATTCCCTGATGCGATCGTCAAAGCGGGCCTGGATGCACCAGCACTGCCCGCTCATATGGCTGATTTGTTTGAGCGGGAGGAGCGTTACGATATTCTTGACAACGAACTCTCATCTCTCAAATCTTTCATCCAAAGCACCTGA
- a CDS encoding homoserine dehydrogenase gives MNMGNTLKPVKVGICGLGTVGGGTFNVLQRNARIITARAGRPVIIEQVGARRDNSDCDTGDINVTRDIFAVAHNPEIDILVETIGGYDVAKELILTAIDQGKHVVTANKALIAEHGNEIFQAARDKNVIVAYEAAVAGGIPIIKCLREGLSANSISWLAGIINGTGNYILTEMGDRNRPFADVLKEAQALGYAEADPTFDVEGIDACHKLTIMASIAFGIPLQFTKSYTEGISKITPIDIQYAASLGFRIKHLGVARKAANGIELRVHPTLIPSDRTLANINGVMNSVVVQGDGIGQTMYSGPGAGAEPTASSVIADIVDIARTIDAPDAAVHALGFSAESLSDTLPVLPITETVCSFYLRIHADDHPGVMNAVTRVLSSHGINIDAITQKVTREDDGCADIVILTHRTLEGTMNKAISELEALEDIKSPITRIRVETMA, from the coding sequence ATGAATATGGGGAACACCTTGAAACCGGTCAAAGTAGGTATCTGTGGACTTGGTACTGTTGGTGGTGGCACCTTCAATGTACTTCAGCGTAACGCCAGAATTATTACTGCCCGGGCCGGCCGTCCTGTGATTATTGAGCAGGTTGGTGCCCGCCGTGATAATTCTGACTGCGACACCGGGGACATCAACGTTACCCGGGATATTTTTGCAGTCGCTCACAACCCTGAGATTGATATTCTGGTAGAAACCATTGGTGGCTATGATGTCGCCAAAGAGCTGATTCTGACGGCAATCGACCAGGGAAAACATGTGGTCACTGCCAACAAGGCCCTGATTGCCGAACATGGTAACGAGATCTTTCAGGCGGCCCGTGATAAAAATGTCATTGTCGCCTATGAGGCGGCGGTTGCCGGTGGCATTCCGATCATCAAGTGCCTGAGGGAAGGGCTGTCGGCAAACAGCATCAGCTGGCTGGCAGGTATTATTAACGGTACCGGCAACTATATCCTGACGGAAATGGGTGACCGTAACCGTCCGTTTGCCGATGTTCTGAAAGAAGCACAGGCACTGGGCTACGCTGAAGCAGACCCAACCTTTGATGTCGAAGGTATTGATGCCTGTCACAAGCTGACTATTATGGCGTCCATCGCTTTTGGTATCCCTTTGCAGTTCACCAAATCCTATACCGAAGGCATCAGCAAAATCACGCCCATTGACATTCAGTATGCGGCTTCTCTTGGCTTTAGAATCAAACACCTTGGTGTTGCCCGCAAGGCCGCCAATGGCATTGAACTGCGGGTTCACCCGACCCTGATTCCTTCTGATCGTACACTGGCCAACATCAATGGTGTGATGAACTCGGTTGTGGTTCAGGGAGATGGGATTGGCCAGACCATGTACAGTGGCCCCGGGGCTGGAGCTGAACCCACGGCATCTTCCGTGATCGCCGATATCGTCGATATTGCCAGAACCATTGACGCTCCAGACGCTGCTGTTCATGCCCTGGGTTTCTCAGCAGAAAGCCTGAGCGATACCCTGCCGGTACTGCCGATTACCGAGACAGTGTGCAGTTTTTATCTGCGCATCCATGCCGACGATCACCCCGGAGTAATGAATGCCGTTACCCGGGTGCTGAGCAGCCACGGCATTAATATCGATGCCATTACCCAGAAAGTCACTCGTGAAGATGATGGTTGTGCGGATATCGTTATTCTTACCCACCGTACGCTTGAAGGCACCATGAATAAAGCGATCTCTGAACTCGAAGCGTTGGAGGATATTAAATCCCCCATCACCCGAATTCGTGTTGAAACCATGGCCTGA
- a CDS encoding type I asparaginase → MSKKIYVAYTGGTIGMRPSDSGYAPGDNLMGLLEEKLSPDVMASLPAFELFEYPQLIDSSNIRPGNWQQIAADIASRYEQFDGFVVLHGTDTMAYSCSMISFMLQNLQKPIIFTGSQIPLCEARTDGLENLVGALTVATDDRIKEVCLYFNGRLLRGNRARKLNAYLFDAFDSPNYPWLGRADIHVELNETLLWRPKEAEKFQLDCDGETHVGILQLFPGITARWMESALSQPMDAFILRTYGTGNGPDADHALLDTFARATASGKLIVNLTQCHRGTVHQGSYAAGSALAKAGIVGGLDTTTEAMFCKLHHLYSLGLGTDAVKALLSDSLAGEVSI, encoded by the coding sequence ATGAGCAAGAAAATCTACGTTGCCTACACCGGTGGAACCATTGGTATGCGCCCTTCAGATTCCGGCTATGCGCCCGGGGATAACCTGATGGGGCTGCTGGAAGAGAAACTTTCTCCTGATGTGATGGCCAGCCTGCCAGCGTTCGAACTGTTTGAGTACCCTCAACTGATCGACTCCAGCAATATCCGCCCGGGTAACTGGCAGCAAATCGCCGCTGATATCGCCAGCCGCTATGAGCAGTTTGATGGTTTTGTCGTTCTGCACGGTACCGATACCATGGCTTATTCCTGCAGCATGATCTCCTTTATGCTGCAAAACCTGCAGAAGCCGATCATCTTTACCGGCTCCCAGATTCCTCTGTGTGAAGCCCGCACTGATGGTCTGGAAAATCTGGTTGGTGCCCTGACCGTGGCGACTGATGACCGAATCAAAGAGGTTTGCCTGTATTTCAACGGCCGCCTGTTGCGCGGCAACCGTGCCCGTAAACTGAACGCCTACCTCTTTGATGCCTTTGACAGCCCCAACTACCCCTGGCTTGGCCGGGCAGATATCCATGTAGAACTCAATGAAACGCTCCTGTGGCGGCCAAAGGAAGCTGAAAAGTTTCAGCTTGATTGCGACGGTGAAACCCATGTCGGCATTCTGCAGCTGTTCCCGGGCATTACTGCCCGGTGGATGGAGTCTGCGCTGAGTCAACCCATGGATGCCTTTATTCTGCGTACTTATGGTACAGGCAATGGCCCTGATGCTGACCACGCCCTGCTGGACACCTTTGCCAGGGCAACCGCGTCAGGCAAATTGATTGTTAACCTGACCCAGTGTCACCGGGGCACAGTTCATCAGGGTAGCTACGCAGCAGGCTCAGCACTGGCCAAAGCGGGTATTGTGGGAGGCCTGGATACCACTACCGAAGCCATGTTCTGTAAACTTCATCATCTTTACTCTCTGGGTCTCGGCACCGACGCGGTTAAAGCCCTGCTCAGTGACAGTCTGGCTGGTGAAGTCTCTATCTGA
- the nhaC gene encoding Na+/H+ antiporter NhaC — MEQKITLPSMGQVSLVLGAFLVLAFAFTAKLNLPIQLALCIGWFLAMGLGVKLGHQYKDLEAAAAEGIFKGTGAILILIAVGALVGTWIAGGIVPSIIYYGLKTIHPSIFLLATMVICSMTALATGTSWGAAGTAGIAMMGIGQGLGVPAPVTAGAILSGVYFGDKLSPLSDSVILASSMSEVEIVDHIKGMLPISLTAYVLTAIAFTVYGFQFGGSADMAQVQEVMNLMDENFSISVMAFVPVVIILFLLAKKFPSYPVIMLGAGLGMVWAVLFQDRTPIDAVNALWAPLTVDSGNAFLDNILNRGGMVNMLGSVAVIIFGLGFGGLLDKVGILETIARTFANRITNEGNLTAYTVATAFLANVFGSAMYVSLILTPKIMSGNYDRMGVDRRMLSRSSEFGGTLTSGMVPWSDNGIFMAGLLGVSTFAYVPYMWMSFISIGLVVAFAYLGKFRPVDNKYVKQVEDHSVHGQMATA, encoded by the coding sequence ATGGAGCAGAAGATCACGTTACCTTCTATGGGACAAGTGTCCCTGGTATTAGGTGCCTTTCTGGTTCTCGCTTTTGCGTTTACCGCCAAACTGAACCTTCCTATTCAATTGGCACTCTGCATCGGCTGGTTCCTGGCCATGGGACTGGGTGTCAAACTGGGCCACCAGTACAAAGATCTTGAAGCGGCTGCCGCAGAAGGTATCTTCAAAGGCACCGGTGCGATCCTGATTCTGATTGCCGTAGGCGCACTGGTAGGCACCTGGATTGCCGGAGGTATCGTTCCATCGATCATTTACTACGGCCTGAAAACCATCCATCCTTCCATCTTCCTGCTGGCCACCATGGTGATCTGTTCCATGACCGCCCTGGCAACGGGTACCTCATGGGGTGCAGCCGGTACTGCGGGTATCGCCATGATGGGAATTGGTCAGGGTCTCGGCGTTCCTGCGCCGGTTACTGCCGGTGCCATCCTGTCCGGTGTTTACTTCGGTGATAAACTCTCTCCCCTGTCGGACAGTGTTATTCTGGCTTCCTCAATGTCCGAGGTTGAAATCGTTGACCACATCAAAGGCATGCTGCCCATCAGCCTGACTGCTTATGTCCTGACAGCCATCGCTTTCACCGTGTACGGTTTCCAGTTTGGCGGCAGTGCTGATATGGCCCAGGTGCAGGAAGTTATGAACCTGATGGATGAGAACTTCAGCATCTCCGTCATGGCTTTTGTTCCGGTAGTTATCATTCTTTTCCTGCTGGCCAAAAAGTTCCCGTCCTACCCGGTTATCATGCTGGGTGCTGGCCTGGGCATGGTCTGGGCAGTTCTGTTCCAGGACCGCACGCCCATCGACGCCGTGAACGCCCTGTGGGCACCGTTGACGGTTGATTCCGGCAACGCTTTTCTGGACAACATCCTGAACCGGGGCGGTATGGTGAACATGCTGGGTTCCGTTGCGGTTATTATCTTCGGCCTGGGCTTTGGTGGCCTGCTGGATAAGGTGGGCATCCTGGAAACCATCGCCCGCACCTTTGCAAACCGTATCACCAATGAAGGCAACCTGACTGCCTACACTGTGGCTACGGCATTCCTGGCCAACGTATTCGGTTCTGCCATGTACGTATCCCTGATCCTGACCCCCAAGATCATGTCCGGAAACTACGACCGTATGGGTGTTGACCGTCGTATGCTCTCCCGCAGCTCGGAATTTGGCGGTACTCTGACTTCAGGTATGGTGCCATGGTCTGACAACGGTATCTTTATGGCGGGCCTGCTGGGGGTCTCTACTTTCGCCTACGTGCCTTACATGTGGATGAGCTTCATCAGTATCGGCCTGGTTGTTGCCTTTGCTTACCTGGGTAAATTCCGCCCGGTGGATAACAAGTATGTGAAACAAGTGGAAGATCATTCAGTCCACGGCCAGATGGCTACCGCCTGA